The Dendropsophus ebraccatus isolate aDenEbr1 chromosome 10, aDenEbr1.pat, whole genome shotgun sequence genome has a segment encoding these proteins:
- the RENBP gene encoding N-acylglucosamine 2-epimerase: protein MGEKSRLQQWRDQITTELDKVMDFWTQHSEDKEYGGFFTCLSRDGAVYDQLKYIWLQGRQVWTYCRLYRKVPRFHREELLNSAVAGGEFLIAHARPSSDSQKCAFVVARDGRAVKVQRTIFSECFYIMAMDELWRATHKEKYKEEARRMMDQIVHWVQVDPSDLGRPKLPGAEPVNSMAVPMMLLNLVDQLCEDDEEATMKYAEVGAWSVEKILQHQQRDGQAILENVSEDGKELPGCMGRHQNPGHAIEAGWFLLRRAFTINDHNLGKIAVDKFVHLPFESGWDQEYGGLFSFQDVDGHCPTQLEWSMKLWWPHTEALIAFLLGYMQTKDPRLLNNFQKVYEYVFSRFSDPEHGEWFGYLTQEGKVALTIKGGPFKGCFHVPRCLYMCEEMLNKLIEEDDNGARIQ, encoded by the exons ATGGGGGAGAAGAGTCGCCTGCAGCAGTGGAGAGACCAGATCACTACAGAGCTGGACAAAGTCATGGACTTCTGGACTCAGCACTCCGAAGACAAGGAATAcgg TGGGTTCTTCACTTGCCTCAGtcgggatggagcagtatatgaTCAGCTGAAATACATCTGGTTGCAGGGCAGACAG GTGTGGACATATTGCCGTCTTTACAGGAAAGTGCCCAGGTTCCACAGAGAGGAATTGCTTAATTCTGCCGTTGCAG GAGGTGAGTTCCTTATTGCTCATGCACGACCATCATCAGACTCCCAAAAGTGTGCCTTTGTGGTGGCGCGTGATGGCAGAGCGGTAAAGGTCCAACGCACCATCTTCAGTGAGTGTTTCTACATCATGGCAATGGATGAACTATGGAGGGCAACTCACAAGGAGAAGTACAAG GAAGAGGCACGCAGGATGATGGATCAAATTGTTCATTGGGTGCAAGTAGACCCATCTGACTTAGGGAGACCAAAGCTGCCTGGGGCTGAACCAGTGAACTCTATGGCGGTGCCCATGATGCTGTTGAACCTGGTCGACCAGCTATGTGAGGATGATGAAGAGGCAACAATGAAGTATGCAGAGGTGGGAGCATGGAGTGTGGAGAAGATCCTGCAGCACCAACAG CGTGATGGTCAGGCCATTTTGGAGAATGTTTCAGAAGATGGAAAAGAACTGCCAGGATGCATGGGCAGACATCAAAATCCTG GACATGCCATTGAAGCTGGCTGGTTTCTTTTACGTCGAGCCTTCACAATTAACGACCATAACTTGGGGAAGATCGCTGTGGACAAGTTTGTACATCTACCTTTTGAATCAGGATGGGACCAGGAGTATGGGGGACTCTTTTCTTTTCAAGACGTGGATGGACATTGTCCTACACAG CTTGAATGGAGTATGAAATTGTGGTGGCCGCACACGGAAGCTCTGATCGCCTTTCTTCTTGGCTACATGCAAACAAAGGATCCACGTCTGCTCAACAACTTCCAGAAAGTCTATGAATATGTGTTTAGCCGG TTTTCAGACCCAGAACATGGAGAATGGTTTGGTTACTTGACTCAAGAAGGgaaggtggcactcaccatcaaAGGAGGGCCATTTAAAG GGTGTTTCCATGTGCCTCGTTGCCTGTACATGTGTGAGGAAATGCTGAACAAGCTCATAGAAGAAGACGACAATGGAGCAAGAATCCAATAA
- the GLA gene encoding alpha-galactosidase A isoform X2 — MLGVWWLLAAGAVLWVPGVPGLSNGLARTPPMGWLHWERFMCETDCEKNPSNCISEQLFMQMADLMAAEGWLKAGYKYLCIDDCWLATKRDANNRLKADPTRFPGGIKKLADYVHARGLLLGIYQDVGTKTCAGYPGSQGFYELDAQTFADWGIDLLKFDGCNYGNLTMLEDGYRRMSIALNRTGRNIVYSCEWPFYARRLTKVNYTEVAEYCNSWRNFDDIEDSWTSLKTVIDFTSALQDQLVPAAGPGGWNDPDMLVIGNFGLSWNQEVTQMALWSIMAAPLLMSNDLRDIHPRSRELLQNQEVIAVNQDPLGVQGYRVLKVTQG, encoded by the exons ATGCTGGGTGTGTGGTGGCTGCTGGCAGCGGGCGCTGTGCTGTGGGTGCCCGGAGTGCCCGGCCTCAGCAATGGCCTGGCCCGCACCCCTCCTATGGGCTGGTTACACTGGGAGAGGTTCATGTGTGAGACGGACTGTGAGAAGAATCCCAGCAACTGCATCAG CGAACAGCTCTTCATGCAGATGGCAGATTTGATGGCAGCAGAGGGATGGTTAAAAGCTGGATACAAGTACCTGTGCATTGATGACTGCTGGCTGGCTACAAAGCGGGATGCAAACAATAGACTAAAAGCAGATCCCACAAGATTTCCTGGGGGTATCAAGAAATTAGCTGACTAT GTTCATGCCCGTGGATTGCTGCTTGGAATATATCAAGATGTGGGCACAAAGACATGTGCTGGATACCCAGGAAGCCAGGGATTTTATGAGTTGGATGCTCAAACTTTTGCCGACTGGGGTATAGATTTACTTAAATTTGACGGCTGTAATTATGGAAATCTGACTATGCTGGAAGATG GTTATCGCCGTATGTCTATAGCACTGAACCGCACAGGTAGAAATATAGTTTATTCTTGTGAGTGGCCATTTTATGCCCGTCGTTTAACAAAG GTTAATTATACTGAAGTTGCTGAGTATTGTAATTCATGGAGAAATTTTGATGATATTGAAGATTCTTGGACAAGTCTGAAGACTGTGATAGACTTCACTTCAGCGTTACAGGATCAGCTGGTTCCTGCAGCCGGACCAGGAGGATGGAACGATCCAGACATG CTTGTCATCGGTAACTTTGGTTTGAGTTGGAATCAAGAAGTCACACAAATGGCTCTTTGGTCTATCATGGCTGCTCCATTGCTAATGTCTAATGATTTGCGAGACATCCATCCAAGATCCAGAGAACTTTTACAAAACCAAGAGGTCATTGCCGTCAACCAAGACCCCCTTGGTGTCCAGGGGTACAGAGTGCTCAAGGTAACACAAG GTTGA
- the GLA gene encoding alpha-galactosidase A isoform X1, whose product MLGVWWLLAAGAVLWVPGVPGLSNGLARTPPMGWLHWERFMCETDCEKNPSNCISEQLFMQMADLMAAEGWLKAGYKYLCIDDCWLATKRDANNRLKADPTRFPGGIKKLADYVHARGLLLGIYQDVGTKTCAGYPGSQGFYELDAQTFADWGIDLLKFDGCNYGNLTMLEDGYRRMSIALNRTGRNIVYSCEWPFYARRLTKVNYTEVAEYCNSWRNFDDIEDSWTSLKTVIDFTSALQDQLVPAAGPGGWNDPDMLVIGNFGLSWNQEVTQMALWSIMAAPLLMSNDLRDIHPRSRELLQNQEVIAVNQDPLGVQGYRVLKVDSFELWEKPLAGGSLAVSVTNRQEIGGARQFHLSRGMLWKGLACGDKCCLTQLLPTRYEYGCFNETFILQLPVNPSGTVLLRVE is encoded by the exons ATGCTGGGTGTGTGGTGGCTGCTGGCAGCGGGCGCTGTGCTGTGGGTGCCCGGAGTGCCCGGCCTCAGCAATGGCCTGGCCCGCACCCCTCCTATGGGCTGGTTACACTGGGAGAGGTTCATGTGTGAGACGGACTGTGAGAAGAATCCCAGCAACTGCATCAG CGAACAGCTCTTCATGCAGATGGCAGATTTGATGGCAGCAGAGGGATGGTTAAAAGCTGGATACAAGTACCTGTGCATTGATGACTGCTGGCTGGCTACAAAGCGGGATGCAAACAATAGACTAAAAGCAGATCCCACAAGATTTCCTGGGGGTATCAAGAAATTAGCTGACTAT GTTCATGCCCGTGGATTGCTGCTTGGAATATATCAAGATGTGGGCACAAAGACATGTGCTGGATACCCAGGAAGCCAGGGATTTTATGAGTTGGATGCTCAAACTTTTGCCGACTGGGGTATAGATTTACTTAAATTTGACGGCTGTAATTATGGAAATCTGACTATGCTGGAAGATG GTTATCGCCGTATGTCTATAGCACTGAACCGCACAGGTAGAAATATAGTTTATTCTTGTGAGTGGCCATTTTATGCCCGTCGTTTAACAAAG GTTAATTATACTGAAGTTGCTGAGTATTGTAATTCATGGAGAAATTTTGATGATATTGAAGATTCTTGGACAAGTCTGAAGACTGTGATAGACTTCACTTCAGCGTTACAGGATCAGCTGGTTCCTGCAGCCGGACCAGGAGGATGGAACGATCCAGACATG CTTGTCATCGGTAACTTTGGTTTGAGTTGGAATCAAGAAGTCACACAAATGGCTCTTTGGTCTATCATGGCTGCTCCATTGCTAATGTCTAATGATTTGCGAGACATCCATCCAAGATCCAGAGAACTTTTACAAAACCAAGAGGTCATTGCCGTCAACCAAGACCCCCTTGGTGTCCAGGGGTACAGAGTGCTCAAG GTTGACAGCTTTGAATTGTGGGAAAAGCCCCTTGCCGGAGGATCTCTCGCAGTTTCTGTGACAAATAGACAAGAGATCGGTGGTGCTCGACAATTCCATCTGTCACGTGGCATGCTGTGGAAAGGATTAGCTTGTGGAGACAAGTGTTGCTTGACACAGTTGCTTCCCACACGGTACGAGTATGGCTGCTTCAATGAAACCTTCATCTTGCAACTACCAGTAAATCCCTCAGGCACTGTACTGCTGAGGGTGGAGTAA